Proteins encoded by one window of Eremothecium cymbalariae DBVPG#7215 chromosome 1, complete sequence:
- the NOC4 gene encoding ribosome biosynthesis protein NOC4 (similar to Ashbya gossypii ADR171C) has translation MLSVDEIKRQCKLIVSGNGKKQYNLLVRLLPVFNEVSFTKDDVDNEGELRHLTISLSQVFNKLFERGHLQVSKCNNEKEKEFVEWCRKLYGIFKNKLLGCMSSIPFENSLAMDCLDVYMKMIEQESVHFASSDDVPFFPNKTLKKLVNTLFCYEYPGDIMIRTGESTNYLWLYFVDEYYKKYVDVQFYTQAELVNAFPEAPCIAAKWLSLCNHDNHYDNESADLEVFVPNPPGAMENESKFKSNFEYNWLYVLNLPSLTEAQYKTILLILHKRITPHFQNPTKLMDFLTDAYNVEKGVTPILALNGLFDLMKRYNLEYPNFYTKLYQLLTPDLMHVKYRSRFFRLMDLFLSSTHLSANLVASFIKKLARLSLDAPPSAVVSVIPFAYNLLKRHPSCMIMLHDPEFIRNPFGTKEENDQLALRKAQYQDPFDNEQLNPELTNAIDSSLWELQTMTAHYHPNVATLAKILSQPFQKLSYNMEDFLDWSYDSLLAAEASRKMKILPSLEFEQFDSLFGGYIESVKW, from the coding sequence ATGTTGTCTGTGGATGAAATTAAGCGGCAATGCAAATTGATAGTTAGCGGGAATGGAAAGAAGCAGTATAATTTGCTAGTAAGGCTGTTGCCTGTGTTTAACGAGGTCTCTTTTACGAAAGATGATGTTGATAACGAAGGTGAGTTGCGTCATTTAACGATTTCATTATCTCAGGTATTTAATAAATTGTTTGAGCGCGGTCATTTGCAAGTATCTAAGTGtaataatgaaaaagagAAGGAGTTTGTTGAATGGTGTCGGAAGCTTTATGGTATTTTCAAGAATAAACTTCTTGGGTGTATGTCATCTAttccttttgaaaattcttTAGCTATGGATTGTTTGGATGTAtatatgaagatgattGAACAAGAGTCAGTCCATTTTGCATCTAGTGATGATGTGCCATTTTTCCCTAACAAAACACTTAAAAAACTTGTGAACACATTGTTTTGCTATGAATACCCCGGAGACATTATGATAAGGACTGGTGAGTCTACGAACTATTTGTGGTTGTATTTTGTCGACgaatattataaaaaatatgtGGATGTACAGTTCTATACGCAAGCGGAACTAGTTAATGCATTTCCAGAGGCGCCATGTATTGCTGCTAAGTGGTTATCTCTGTGTAATCACGACAATCACTACGATAATGAATCTGCAGATCTGGAGGTTTTTGTTCCCAATCCACCTGGTGCGATGGAAAATGAGTCGAAATTCAAgtcaaattttgaatataattGGCTCTACGTCTTGAATCTACCATCTTTGACTGAAGCCCAATATAAAACAATCCTATTGATTTTGCACAAGAGGATAACTCCTCATTTCCAGAACCCAACCAAACTTATGGATTTTTTGACTGATGCATATAACGTAGAAAAGGGCGTAACACCTATACTTGCCCTGAATGGACTGTTTGATTTGATGAAGCGTTACAACTTAGAGTATCCAAACTTTTATACAAAGTTGTATCAACTGCTGACTCCAGACCTAATGCATGTGAAATACAGATCTCGGTTTTTTAGACTGATGGATCTATTCTTATCCTCCACCCACTTGTCCGCAAACCTGGTTGCATCTTTCATTAAGAAGTTAGCACGTCTGTCCCTAGATGCCCCACCTTCTGCGGTGGTCTCTGTGATCCCATTTGCATATAATTTGCTCAAGAGGCATCCAAGTTGTATGATCATGTTACATGATCCTGAATTTATAAGAAATCCATTTGGcaccaaagaagaaaatgatcaATTAGCCTTGAGAAAGGCCCAATACCAAGATCCTTTCGATAACGAACAATTAAATCCTGAATTAACAAATGCTATTGATTCTTCACTATGGGAGTTACAGACGATGACGGCTCACTACCATCCTAACGTAGCAACCTTGGCCAAGATTCTAAGTCAACCATTCCAGAAACTGTCTTACAATATGGAGGACTTCCTTGATTGGTCTTATGATTCATTACTGGCAGCTGAAGCCTcaagaaaaatgaaaattttacCATCTCTGgaatttgaacaatttgaCTCTTTGTTTGGAGGTTATATAGAAAGTGTCAAATGGTAA
- the PIS1 gene encoding CDP-diacylglycerol--inositol 3-phosphatidyltransferase (similar to Ashbya gossypii AAR037W), producing MKVTAQDVLRYAPNKVGYLRVLTMFISCFLMKSHPAWTSLVYGVSCILDALDGTLARKYGQTSKFGAVLDMVTDRSTTNAMICFLCWSYPRWMPVFQLLVALDLSSHYMHMYASLSCGEESHKRIEKNQWLLHLYYSRRDVLFAICFFNELFYVGVYLASFPQLWYISIPFISKPVHFGTLIALLCLPGYVFKQISNVLQLKRAVLVLADLDAKTATELANKETLKKK from the coding sequence ATGAAAGTTACTGCGCAGGATGTTTTACGGTATGCTCCAAACAAAGTTGGGTATTTACGAGTTTTAACGATGTTTATATCatgttttttaatgaagaGCCATCCGGCATGGACATCTCTGGTCTATGGAGTGTCTTGCATCTTAGATGCGCTTGACGGCACTCTTGCTCGCAAGTATGGACAAACCAGCAAGTTTGGTGCTGTTTTAGATATGGTAACTGATAGATCAACCACAAATGCGATGATTTGTTTCCTATGTTGGTCATACCCAAGATGGATGCCGGTTTTCCAGTTGTTGGTAGCGCTGGATTTATCGAGCCATTACATGCATATGTATGCTTCATTATCATGTGGAGAGGAATCACATAAAAGAATTGAGAAGAATCAATGGTTATTGCATTTGTATTATTCTCGGAGAGACGTTTTATTTGCtatatgtttttttaaCGAGCTGTTCTACGTTGGTGTATACCTGGCTTCTTTCCCTCAATTATGGTATATTTCAATTCCATTCATCTCTAAACCTGTCCATTTTGGTACCTTGATTGCTTTACTGTGTTTGCCGGGCTACGTGTTCAAACAAATTTCCAATGTATTGCAGTTGAAGAGAGCAGTGTTGGTTCTTGCTGATTTAGATGCTAAAACTGCCACTGAACTCGCTAATAAagaaactttaaaaaaaaaatag
- a CDS encoding asparagine synthetase B (similar to Ashbya gossypii AFR303W) has product MCGIFACYRRDGIESFKPVALQLSKRIRHRGPDWSGNVVKNDTIFVHERLAIVGLDTGAQPIVSDDGNYVLCVNGEIYNHIHLRDICADYPFSTLSDCEPIIPLFKKYGVETPNYLDGMFAWCLYDAKDDRIVAARDPIGVTTLYMGKCSKSPRTRYFASELKCLVEECDEIISFPPGHVYDSDTDQITRYFKPSWLVDSITPTKPVDYKKLRGGLEKAVRKRLMTEVPYGVLLSGGLDSSLIAAIAARETEKANKEMDVVKYDSQVRNLVGVDDELHLHASGWSKLHSFAIGLPNAPDLQAARKVAKFIGSIHHEHTFTIQEGLDALDDVIHHLETFDVTTIRASTPMFLLSRKIKAQGIKMVLSGEGSDEIFGGYLYFAQAPSAKDFHNESVERVKNLHLADCLRANKSTMAWGLEARVPFLDRDFLELCMNIDPEEKMIKPKEGKIEKYILRKAFDTSDEPDVEPYLPQEILWRQKEQFSDGVGYSWIDALKDAAENAISDEQFAQPKPEWGDDIPSTKEAYWYRMKFDALFPQPTAASTVMRWVPKAEWGCSEDPSGRFAKIHEKHISK; this is encoded by the coding sequence atgTGTGGTATTTTTGCTTGTTACAGACGTGATGGGATTGAGTCATTTAAGCCAGTAGCTTTACaactttcaaaaagaattagACATCGTGGACCAGATTGGTCGGGAAATGTTGTGAAGAACGACACTATATTTGTCCATGAACGGTTAGCAATTGTTGGATTGGACACTGGTGCTCAACCTATTGTTTCGGACGATGGGAATTATGTTTTATGTGTCAATGGAGAAATATATAATCACATCCATTTGAGAGATATATGTGCTGATTATCCATTTTCTACGTTATCTGACTGTGAACCTATAATTCCTTTGTTTAAGAAATATGGTGTTGAGACTCCAAACTATTTGGATGGCATGTTTGCTTGGTGTTTGTACGACGCCAAGGATGATAGGATTGTGGCTGCCAGAGACCCCATTGGAGTTACTACTTTATACATGGGCAAATGTTCTAAATCACCAAGAACAAGGTATTTTGCATCTGAGTTGAAATGTCTTGTCGAAGAGTGTGATGAGATTATATCTTTCCCACCTGGTCATGTGTATGACTCAGACACAGACCAGATCACTAGATATTTTAAGCCTAGTTGGCTGGTTGACAGTATCACTCCAACTAAACCAGTGGATTACAAGAAGCTTCGTGGAGGTTTGGAGAAGGCCGTTAGAAAGCGGTTAATGACGGAAGTTCCTTACGGTGTTTTGCTTTCTGGAGGATTGGATTCATCTTTAATCGCTGCTATCGCTGCACGTGAGACGGAAAAGGCTAACAAAGAGATGGATGTGGTCAAATACGATAGTCAAGTTAGAAACTTAGTAGGTGTTGACGATGAACTCCACCTACATGCCTCAGGTTGGTCCAAGCTTCATTCGTTTGCGATTGGACTACCAAATGCTCCAGATTTGCAAGCGGCCAGAAAGGTTGCGAAGTTTATTGGTTCTATCCATCACGAGCACACATTTACTATCCAAGAGGGTCTTGACGCTTTGGATGATGTTATTCACCATTTGGAAACTTTCGATGTGACAACCATTCGTGCTTCCACTCCaatgtttttattatcaCGTAAGATCAAGGCACAAGGTATCAAAATGGTCCTATCCGGTGAGGGTTCTGATGAGATTTTCGGCGGGTATTTGTACTTTGCTCAAGCACCGTCTGCTAAGGACTTTCATAATGAATCGGTTGAGAGAGTTAAAAACTTGCACTTGGCTGACTGTCTCCGTGCTAACAAGTCAACTATGGCTTGGGGGCTTGAAGCTCGTGTTCCCTTCTTGGACCGTGATTTCTTGGAGCTCTGTATGAACATCGACCCTGAAGAGAAAATGATTAAACCAAAAGAGGGTAAAATTGAGAAATATATCCTCAGGAAGGCCTTTGACACATCCGATGAACCAGATGTTGAACCTTACCTACCTCAGGAAATCTTGTGGAGACAAAAGGAACAGTTTTCTGATGGTGTAGGCTATTCTTGGATTGACGCTTTAAAAGATGCCGCTGAAAACGCAATCTCAGATGAACAATTTGCCCAACCAAAACCAGAATGGGGCGACGATATTCCATCCACAAAGGAAGCTTACTGGTACCGTATGAAGTTTGATGCCCTTTTCCCTCAGCCTACCGCTGCCAGCACCGTAATGAGATGGGTTCCCAAGGCTGAATGGGGCTGCTCTGAAGACCCTTCTGGAAGATTTGCTAAAATTCATGAAAAGCACATATCTAAAtga
- a CDS encoding uncharacterized protein (similar to Ashbya gossypii AFR305W) — MCILLATTDHPDYKLILISNRDEFYERRTHVTCWHQDGVILAPYDISNSENASDASKAELSYGTWLGINRVGHVSVLLNLKEVSEAVNPGAGNRKSRGNVTVAFLRDLSNGNWDKWNNYEKFSEHFAALDDTQSFTLFYGDIKTGDFGLIDSYKRSMNPFSSKQPYVVISNSRVNCEDEGPRWKKVVEGEQLLKELVKGNLNVSKEHLLQKCFELAGTSQFDVNGVIQVTDTSLPEKTIFVPTLKAAGNSSMGVSKIVGEYYGTRTTIVILVDNFNHVTMHEHVIHDSDKDIGLSSAMNPKTKVAYEFDIQ, encoded by the coding sequence ATGTGTATTCTGCTTGCGACCACTGATCATCCAGACTATAAACTAATACTTATCTCTAATAGGGACGAATTTTATGAGCGGCGGACTCATGTCACATGTTGGCATCAAGATGGGGTTATATTGGCTCCTTACGACATTTCTAATAGCGAAAATGCCAGTGATGCATCAAAAGCTGAGCTCTCTTATGGGACATGGCTGGGTATTAATCGGGTAGGGCATGTTTCAGTCCTTTTGAACTTAAAGGAAGTGAGTGAGGCGGTGAATCCAGGTGCTGGTAATCGTAAATCGAGAGGTAATGTGACTGTGGCTTTCCTTCGAGACTTGAGTAATGGGAATTGGGACAAGTGGAATAACTATGAGAAGTTTAGTGAACATTTCGCTGCATTAGATGATACTCAGTCATTTACTTTATTCTACGGGGATATCAAAACGGGtgattttggtttaattGATTCTTATAAACGGTCAATGAATCCATTTTCTAGTAAACAGCCATACGTTGTTATCTCAAATAGCCGGGTTAACTGTGAAGATGAGGGGCCTCGATGGAAAAAGGTTGTCGAAGGTGAACAGTTGCTCAAGGAACTTGTAAAGGGTAACTTGAATGTGTCGAAAGAGCATTTACTTCAAAAGTGCTTTGAATTAGCAGGAACGTCACAGTTCGATGTCAATGGGGTGATTCAAGTAACAGACACCTCCCTTCCTGAGAAAACTATCTTTGTTCCGACACTCAAGGCTGCTGGTAATAGTAGTATGGGTGTGTCGAAGATTGTTGGTGAATATTATGGTACCAGGACTACTATTGTAATTCTAGTAGACAACTTCAACCATGTTACAATGCATGAGCATGTTATTCATGATTCTGACAAAGATATAGGTCTAAGTTCAGCTAtgaatccaaaaacaaaagttgcatatgaatttgatattcaATAA
- a CDS encoding bifunctional triacylglycerol lipase/ester hydrolase (similar to Ashbya gossypii AFR306C) has translation METYLREDIFADILHIYSQSTPPGPLLLFIPGNPGLINFYEEFLKCIHERNPTWEVVGIGHTGMSSLRENNSLSGRVHTLDEQIEDKVKVINEFVDAGGDRCIKLIGHSIGAYMVQKIALHKGLRGKIDMVMLLTPTIIDIHRSSKGVQLTRISDWFPKFYEYAYVVDRVLFKWILPTSWIEWIARKLIGGSDECVLQSAQKLVSTPEFVKQALGLAQIEMYQVRNQWDFQDEFISFCQANKIKVRFLFSGHDHWVHPDTMKDIIELYEAKYSSDEKDLLNITIDGHINHSFVVKDTTKVVNIYF, from the coding sequence ATGGAAACGTACTTACGGGAGGATATTTTTGCAGATATCCTTCACATCTATTCGCAATCAACGCCTCCAGGGCCTCTACTGCTTTTTATACCAGGTAATCCTGGGCTAATTAACTTctatgaagaatttttaaaatgcATACATGAAAGGAATCCTACTTGGGAAGTTGTTGGTATTGGGCATACTGGAATGTCATCTCTTAGGGAGAATAACTCTTTGTCGGGTAGAGTTCATACATTAGACGAGCAGATTGAAGATAAGGTCAAGGTCATTAACGAGTTTGTGGATGCGGGGGGTGACAGATGCATTAAACTTATAGGCCATTCTATAGGGGCTTATATGGTACAGAAAATAGCATTACACAAAGGGTTAAGGGGTAAGATCGATATGGTCATGCTTCTCACACCGACTATAATAGATATACATCGAAGTTCTAAAGGCGTGCAGTTGACTAGGATCAGCGACTGGTTTCCAAAGTTCTACGAGTATGCGTATGTTGTAGACAGGGTTCTATTCAAATGGATATTGCCAACTTCCTGGATCGAGTGGATTGCGCGGAAGCTTATAGGAGGTAGTGATGAATGTGTTTTACAGAGTGCACAAAAGTTAGTTTCAACTCCGGAGTTTGTGAAGCAGGCACTTGGATTAGCACAGATAGAGATGTATCAGGTGCGGAATCAATGGGATTTTCAAGACGAGTTTATCAGTTTCTGCCAGGCAAATAAGATTAAGGTGCGTTTTTTGTTCAGTGGGCACGACCATTGGGTTCATCCTGATACAATGAAGGATATTATCGAGTTGTATGAGGCTAAATATTCAAGTGATGAGAAAGATTTATTGAACATAACCATAGATGGCCACATTAACCATTCTTTTGTTGTTAAGGATACCACGAAAGTCgtgaatatatatttttaa